Proteins encoded in a region of the Saccharothrix ecbatanensis genome:
- a CDS encoding acetate/propionate family kinase, whose product MNVLVVNTGSSSLKLSVLGEDDTVLAQHHVERWNGTPNLDLSLPPVHAVGHRVVHGGTRFTTPTLVTPDVRREIAALTDLAPLHQPRALAGIDAAQALFPDVPHVACFDTAFHRTLPPAAATYALPAAWRERWDLHRYGFHGLSHAYASRRAVELAGGGTRVVTCHLGSGCSLAAVHDGRSVDTTMGFTPLAGLPMATRSGDLDPGLLLHLLDHLTPAELADGLAHHSGLVGLSGRADLRDVHTAVASGSADARLALDVFVHRLRQGIAAMAASMGGLDLLVFTGGIGEHDAELRAQVVDGLAFLGAALDVETNAAVLGDTKVSTEASTSAVWVVVSREDAVIAAATRNACPSSRCSKGSSNRVGHAG is encoded by the coding sequence ATGAACGTGCTCGTGGTCAACACGGGCTCATCGAGCCTGAAGCTGTCGGTGCTGGGCGAGGACGACACCGTCCTCGCCCAGCACCACGTCGAGCGGTGGAACGGCACACCGAACCTCGACCTGTCACTGCCGCCCGTGCACGCCGTGGGCCACCGCGTCGTCCACGGCGGCACCCGCTTCACCACCCCGACCCTCGTCACCCCCGACGTTCGCCGCGAGATCGCCGCCCTGACCGACCTGGCCCCACTGCACCAGCCCAGGGCGTTGGCGGGCATCGACGCGGCGCAAGCGCTGTTCCCCGACGTGCCGCACGTGGCGTGCTTCGACACCGCCTTCCACCGCACCCTGCCACCCGCCGCGGCGACCTACGCCCTGCCCGCCGCCTGGCGCGAGCGCTGGGACCTGCACCGCTACGGCTTCCACGGCCTCTCCCACGCCTACGCCTCCCGCCGCGCGGTCGAACTGGCCGGCGGCGGCACCCGCGTCGTGACCTGCCACCTCGGCTCCGGCTGCTCCCTGGCCGCCGTCCACGACGGCCGCTCGGTCGACACCACCATGGGCTTCACCCCACTGGCCGGTCTCCCCATGGCCACCCGCAGCGGCGACCTCGACCCCGGCCTGCTGCTGCACCTGCTCGACCACCTCACCCCCGCAGAACTGGCCGACGGCCTCGCGCACCACTCGGGCCTGGTCGGCCTGTCAGGTCGCGCCGACCTGCGCGACGTGCACACCGCGGTGGCCTCCGGCTCCGCCGACGCGCGACTGGCGCTCGACGTCTTCGTCCACCGCCTCCGTCAGGGCATCGCTGCCATGGCCGCATCGATGGGCGGCCTGGACCTGCTGGTGTTCACCGGCGGCATCGGGGAGCACGACGCCGAGTTGCGTGCTCAGGTGGTGGACGGCCTGGCGTTCCTGGGCGCTGCCCTCGACGTTGAGACCAATGCTGCTGTCCTGGGTGATACCAAGGTCAGCACGGAGGCCTCCACATCGGCGGTCTGGGTGGTCGTCTCTCGAGAGGACGCCGTGATCGCCGCAGCGACGAGGAACGCTTGCCCCTCCAGCCGGTGCAGCAAGGGATCCTCCAACCGGGTCGGACACGCCGGATAG